In one Culex quinquefasciatus strain JHB chromosome 2, VPISU_Cqui_1.0_pri_paternal, whole genome shotgun sequence genomic region, the following are encoded:
- the LOC119766591 gene encoding GRB10-interacting GYF protein 2-like — MSALSGGDLNTSEGPEGGLRRHWDADDQLPEWATENPSDYGGSFDASGPFHDSDNGIDGRLEDDGGMENHVDHRYHHQRKEGVFGGSSRRSAPSSKEGSAAKEDLPNHAALSAKASEEVDPGSRKKSEPVRNATADEKPPKSSESESRRPRWRSRRPATAATIPGRRQDPVVSSKTS, encoded by the coding sequence ATGTCGGCTCTGAGTGGCGGAGATCTCAACACGAGTGAAGGACCGGAAGGTGGCCTACGGCGTCACTGGGACGCCGATGATCAACTGCCGGAGTGGGCCACGGAGAACCCGTCGGATTACGGAGGTAGCTTCGACGCGAGTGGACCATTCCATGACTCGGACAACGGCATTGACGGGCGGCTGGAGGACGATGGCGGGATGGAGAATCACGTGGATCATCGCTATCACCATCAACGCAAGGAAGGTGTGTTCGGTGGCAGTTCACGAAGAAGCGCCCCATCGTCCAAGGAAGGTAGTGCCGCGAAGGAAGACTTGCCCAACCATGCTGCGTTGTCGGCGAAAGCCTCGGAAGAGGTGGACCCCGGCAGCAGAAAGAAGTCTGAACCGGTACGGAACGCTACGGCGGATGAAAAGCCTCCAAAATCCAGCGAATCGGAATCCCGGCGTCCGAGATGGCGTTCCCGGCGTCCCGCAACTGCTGCAACTATTCCCGGTCGCCGACAGGATCCCGTGGTTTCTTCAAAAACATCTTGA